AAGGACAACAATCAACAGTAAACTTCTATAAAGCACCACAAATAATGACACCACCAATAACAATAATTAAACCAAAAACTATGTTAGTAAATGATAAACAAACAATACAGTTTACTACAAATATGGCAAATTCAACAATATACTACACAACAGACAATACAAACCCAAAAAATAGTAAAACAAGAAAAACAACAAAAACAGGAAATCAAATAACAATAAACAAAAACACACAATTAAAGTATTATACAGAAAATGATGGTTATCATTCAGAAGTATATACATATACACCACCACAAAACAATAATCAAAGACCAACAATAGCAGTATATAATACAACAAGAATGTATTCAAATGGAGAACAAAGAATAATGATACAATCAAATCAACCAGGAACAATATACTACACAACATGCACAAAAACAGAAACACCAATAACAAATGAATATACAGATGAAATAACAATAAATCAAGACCAAAAAATTCA
This genomic stretch from Methanosphaera cuniculi harbors:
- a CDS encoding chitobiase/beta-hexosaminidase C-terminal domain-containing protein, with the translated sequence GQQSTVNFYKAPQIMTPPITIIKPKTMLVNDKQTIQFTTNMANSTIYYTTDNTNPKNSKTRKTTKTGNQITINKNTQLKYYTENDGYHSEVYTYTPPQNNNQRPTIAVYNTTRMYSNGEQRIMIQSNQPGTIYYTTCTKTETPITNEYTDEITINQDQKIQVYAENTENTKKSKMIEYTIQNKSKTIMNYTYTIQTSNTYPEHYIKFT